The following nucleotide sequence is from Paenibacillus odorifer.
ACCTTCAGCTGATCAATGGTCCGCGCATTAGGAACCAGCTTGAATTGGTCCGGAATAATGGGAAGATCATTAATATTCCATTTTTTGTATTTTACATCATATGCATCCGGCTCAGCCAATCCTATTAGATGCCCTATTGCCCATGTAATAATGTACTGCTCCCCTTCAAGATAGGAACGGTAATTTTTAGCCTTTGGTTCTATTGCGGCGGCGATATTCCGCCCCATGTCCGGTTTCTCCGCAATAATAAGTGTCTTCAAAAACATTCGCTCCTTACCTTCTCGTTCTTAAGTCCAAAATAGGTCCAGTACTCTATTATAACATTAACCTCGGTTTTTTTTAATCGACCGGACTTTTCATAGTCTTTCGTTTGATTTAAAATAAGTTGGTATAAGCGTATTCATGTATCGGAGGGAAACAAACCTTGTATGAGAATCACAGATTTACAGAACCTTTTTCTGATCGAAGCCTCTCTGCCCTGAAGGCGGATTGTGAGCAGTGCTTCGGCTTATGTTGTGCCGCATTACCTTTTGCTGCTTCCGTAGATTTCGCTAGAGACAAAGACGCTGGACAGCCGTGTCACAATCTACAGTCGGACTTTCGCTGTGGTGTACATACAGAGCTAAGAGAATTAGGCTACCGTGGTTGTACGGTCTATGACTGTTTTGGAGCTGGGCAAAAGATTTCTCAAGTCACTTATGCTGGAGAAGACTGGAGGAAAAAGCCGAAAACTGCGAAGCAGATGTTCGAGGTATTTCCGATTATGTGGCATTTGCACGAGCTGCTTTGGTATTTACATGAATCTTTGAACCTAGAAATAACCCGTACAATCCATACTTAGCTGCAAACAGCTCTCGATGAAACAGAACAGCTCACCTTGCTCAATCCTGAAGCTCTTATAAAGGTGGATGTTTCCGCTCATCGAGCAAAAATCAATATGTTACTGTTGCAGGTCAGTGAAATTGTAAGAACTGACGCTCGTCGTAAACTAAAAAAATCCACGAAGAATTTCAGTCGAGGTGCCGACCTTATGGGAGCAAAGCTCAAAGGAGCCGATCTTAGAGGCGCCAACTTGAGAGGAGCCTATTTAATAGCCGCAGACCTTAGGGATGCTGATCTCAGAGGTGCAGACCTTATTGGGGCAGACTTTCGCGATACTAACCTCAGAGGTGCTAATTTAGCAGAAGCTCTCTTTCTCACCCAGGCACAGATCAATGCGGCAAAAGGCAATACTCTCACGAAATTACCAGCAGCACTCTTGTGCCCTGATCATTGGCACTCTCATTAGATTAAAAAGATCATTTATATCAGCGGTGAATAGAATTTTTTGATCCGAGACACAGCTTCCATAATTTCTAAGACTTCTTTCTCCGCTGTGTTTCGTTCCAGATACTCTACTCTTCCCTGAGATGCTTCCTTGCCCACAACTATTGATAAAGGTATCCCGATCAAGCTTGAATCTTTAAATTTCACGCCAGCGCGTTCATCCCTATCATCGATCAGCGTCTCAATGCCAAGCTTGGTTAGTTGATCATAGAGACCTTCTGCAACCGTCCGCTGCTCACTATCCTTGACGGCCATTATCAAGATATGAACCTGATAAGGTGCCAATGCTGCTGGCCACATTAATCCATCCTCATCATGATGCTGTTCAGCAATAGCGGATAAAAGCCGTGAGATACCAATTCCGTAACAGCCCATAATCATAGGTTGACTTTTGCCTGAAGAATCTAAGTAAGAAGCGCCTAGCTTTTCACTGTATTTAGTACCTAATTTGAAGACATGACCCACTTCAATCCCTTGATGAAAATGCAGAATACCCTCCAAACAATGCGGACAAACTTCACCTTCTGCTACATTCCGTAGATCCCCCACATGCTCAAGCGCAAAATCTCTACCTGGTACTACGTTACGGAAGTGATAATCTTTTTCTCCCGCCCCTGTAATCCCTTGGGTCATATCTGCTACTGCTGCATCCACTAGGACAGTCAGGGTTAAACCCACAGGTCCTACAAATCCACTCTCTACACCGGCTAAGGATTTCACAGCCTCGTAGTCAGCAAGCTTAATCTCATTCATTCCTAAATATTTACTTACCTTAATTTCATTGACTTCATGATCTCCCCGGACCAGAACAGCAAAAATCTGTCCGTCACCTTCATAGATTAATGTTTTAATAATCTGCTCTGGCCGGATATCTAGCTCCTGCTCTAGTTGCTCAATTGTGCGCAAATCAGGAGTGAGGAACTTCTCTATCTCCGGTACTTGCATGACAACTTCATTTTTTGCAGGCCGCACGGACTCTGCCTGTTCCAGATTGGCCGCATAATCACAAACGGAGCATGCAGCAATCGTATCCTCCCCAATCTCAGCCAGCGCCATAAATTCATGACTGCCGCCCTCGCCTCCAATCGCACCGGAATCCGCATGGACAGCACGGAATTTCAATCCACATCGCTCAAATATCCGGTGATAAGCCTCGAACATTTGGATATAAGATTTATCGAGACCTTCCATGTTTGTATCAAAAGAGTAAGCATCCTTCATCAAAAACTCTCTGCCTCTCAGCAGTCCAAAACGTGGTCGGCGTTCATCACGGAACTTGGTCTGAATCTGATATACGGTAATAGGAAGCTTACGATAAGAGCTGATCTCATTCCGTACGAGCGTGGTTACTACTTCCTCATGTGTAGGACCTAATATGAATTCCCGCTCATGACGATCCCGCAGCGTCATCAACTCCTTACCGTATACCTCATATCGGCCTGATTCTTTCCAGAGCTCCGCAGGCTGCATAGATGGCATCAATACCTCCTGAGCCCCAGAGAAATCCATCTCATTCCGCACAATCGCTTCTATTTTCCGTAAAACACGTCTTCCAAGCGGTAAATAAGTGTACACACCCGCTGCTAATTGGCGAATATATCCCGCACGCAGCAGTAGCTGATGACTGCTTGTCTCCGCCTCTGAAGGTGCCTCACGCAGAGTTGTTAATAAAAGATTACTTTGACGCATATTTGTACCCTCCCTAAAAAATGAACGCTCTAAACGCAAAAAGACACATTCGTCAGGGACGAATGTGTCGTGATACCACCCTTATTTAACCGCCAGCCCATTATAGTCTACATGGCGATCCTCGATCGAATAACGGCCGATTCCGGCAGCGGTTGTACGCTGCAGCTACCCAGGCAGGATACCATCCACACGTATTTGAGGAACCTTTCAGCCGGTGAGTTCCCTCTCTGTTCTAACGCTTCTAGGATCGTAAGTCCTTGGTCAATGCTTTTGTCATTTAAATATTGTATTAAATCTATATGAAAATAATATTTCCGTCAAGCGTCGGCTCCAAAAAAAAGCCGCTTCTCCAGCAGGTAAACTGCTTTTGAAACGGCTTCTTAAATTAAAGCCTAGACAAGAACGCTTGAGCCCATCAGATATTTATCCACTTCACGTGCAGCTTCGCGACCTTCGTTGATGGCCCAGACCACCAAACTTTGACCACGACGCATATCGCCAGCAGCAAACACCTTATCCACGTTCGTGTTGAACTTGCCGTAACGTGCTTTCACATTGGTACGACGATCGGTCTCCAGTTTAAGCTCCTCAACAATATCTTGCTCTGGTCCATCGAAACCAATAGCGATAAGAGCGAGTTGAGCAGGATATACAGCTTCTGTTCCAGGAACGGGCTGATAGATTTTACGACCTGTCTCATCCACGATCCGGCGGATCTGCACGGTATGAAGCTCCTTCAAGTTCCCCTCTTCATCCCCAACAAATTTAGTGGTCATGATTGAGAATTCACGCGGATCATCACCAAAAATAGCTTTCGCTTCTTCTTGCGCATAATCCAAGCTGTACACATTCGGAAATTGCGGCCAAGGATTAGCAATCGGATCCCGTTGCAGAGGCGCTTTTTCATGTGTACCAAATTGAGTGATACTGCCGCAGCCATGACGAAGTGCTGTGGCAACACAGTCAGAACCTGTATCCCCTCCACCCAAGACGATTACATCTTTACCTTCAGCGGATACATAGTTACCATCCTC
It contains:
- a CDS encoding proline--tRNA ligase; translation: MRQSNLLLTTLREAPSEAETSSHQLLLRAGYIRQLAAGVYTYLPLGRRVLRKIEAIVRNEMDFSGAQEVLMPSMQPAELWKESGRYEVYGKELMTLRDRHEREFILGPTHEEVVTTLVRNEISSYRKLPITVYQIQTKFRDERRPRFGLLRGREFLMKDAYSFDTNMEGLDKSYIQMFEAYHRIFERCGLKFRAVHADSGAIGGEGGSHEFMALAEIGEDTIAACSVCDYAANLEQAESVRPAKNEVVMQVPEIEKFLTPDLRTIEQLEQELDIRPEQIIKTLIYEGDGQIFAVLVRGDHEVNEIKVSKYLGMNEIKLADYEAVKSLAGVESGFVGPVGLTLTVLVDAAVADMTQGITGAGEKDYHFRNVVPGRDFALEHVGDLRNVAEGEVCPHCLEGILHFHQGIEVGHVFKLGTKYSEKLGASYLDSSGKSQPMIMGCYGIGISRLLSAIAEQHHDEDGLMWPAALAPYQVHILIMAVKDSEQRTVAEGLYDQLTKLGIETLIDDRDERAGVKFKDSSLIGIPLSIVVGKEASQGRVEYLERNTAEKEVLEIMEAVSRIKKFYSPLI